One Candidatus Cloacimonadota bacterium DNA window includes the following coding sequences:
- a CDS encoding CDP-alcohol phosphatidyltransferase family protein translates to MYTKKDGFARADFDPKTVLSVPNIVTMVRLIILPFVLVALNRQQNIQAFILILLAGFTDVLDGFLAKILHQATTIGKILDPVIDKIFTVAVLIYLYVYRGFPGWAFYIIIILELMILVGGYLLITKHHQIPSSSFYGKLAVIIISLGMYFYIIDVDKINSLSFVGVNIKVITVSLGVILLVIATVTYGCISKKEIRKLNKHIGTKEK, encoded by the coding sequence ATGTACACAAAAAAAGACGGATTCGCTCGAGCAGATTTTGATCCTAAGACAGTACTGTCTGTTCCAAATATTGTAACAATGGTTCGTTTGATCATCTTACCTTTTGTACTCGTCGCTCTTAACAGACAGCAAAACATTCAAGCATTTATTCTAATACTACTAGCCGGTTTTACTGACGTTCTCGATGGATTCCTGGCAAAAATACTTCATCAGGCAACAACTATCGGCAAGATCCTTGATCCGGTAATAGACAAGATATTTACTGTAGCTGTTCTTATTTATCTCTATGTTTATAGAGGTTTCCCAGGATGGGCATTTTATATAATCATAATATTGGAACTCATGATCCTGGTTGGAGGATACTTGCTTATAACGAAACATCATCAAATTCCAAGCTCAAGTTTTTATGGTAAACTTGCTGTTATCATCATCAGTCTTGGAATGTATTTTTATATTATTGATGTTGACAAAATAAATTCATTATCGTTTGTAGGGGTAAATATTAAAGTCATTACAGTTAGCCTAGGAGTTATTTTGTTAGTAATAGCAACTGTTACATATGGATGTATTTCCAAAAAAGAGATTAGAAAACTTAATAAACATATTGGAACGAAGGAGAAATAA
- the rpsT gene encoding 30S ribosomal protein S20, with product MPDHKSCEKRLRSDEKKKERNHYVKKSISTIMKKIKKSTDKKEMESLLVQAYSLIDKAVKRGVIHRNNADRKKSRLSKFVKNFEAS from the coding sequence ATGCCAGATCATAAATCTTGTGAAAAAAGATTGCGTTCAGACGAGAAAAAGAAGGAACGTAATCATTATGTTAAAAAAAGCATAAGTACGATCATGAAGAAGATCAAGAAGAGTACTGATAAAAAGGAAATGGAATCATTGTTAGTGCAAGCTTATTCTCTTATTGATAAAGCAGTGAAAAGGGGAGTTATTCATCGCAATAATGCCGATAGAAAAAAATCAAGGTTAAGTAAATTTGTAAAAAACTTTGAAGCAAGCTAA
- the porU gene encoding type IX secretion system sortase PorU — MGVFISCPLLAHSPVSVIKSNADNLTIEFTLPGYELISKSDFVYIDCPDLMREEIEGKIDLPIYSFLVGVPVNGNTYATILSKDEHFIDIKAPIAPFPAFVDDPSKDTYRPVYNLDKQKYQLENSKEILEISEPYFWRQQQVVKVSIRPFIVDNNTLKIIKNLNISFSLSGNKKQSLFTDENFELVFKNAIINFDVAKGWSSAAEEGKQFNPFSQAHRWFRIQISDEGICKITKQNLSQAGADVDNLDPYKIKIFNGGGFSQNRSVYSTLYPFEEIPVFVKESGSDFTIYFYVRGTNGFDLNEDYDQYYNPYTGENTYWLTYNTDLSLLKNPAFSSENTKERESLNTYIFSEHIEEEQIRTDPLEIVWYWSSFTGSGASTKYFDFNVSDLNTSEPQQISLRFNYRPYSAYLDVYVNNTLLTDYTWSSSKVTFTGNFLTNGKNELKVVETTSGSQTLYFDYYEVSYTKNLKMQNDYLALTLPQDNVEYTVNVTNVSSNELSLFKVTEFNQVAKITDYQLSGSTLSFDALSEAEDTKFCIVNSGGYIVPDIEEKLKPQMYLNGSLIADSYLRSDSTLANTEAIIITPEQFWDLSTDLADVHHQYDDLNVLVVNINDVYDEFSWGLTDVVAIRYFLNYVYDYYAFDPSKKLAYCLLVGDGTNDFRGYEQGSEEKNKILPFVEGTVASDDYFVYFLNKTNPSLMIGRLPGYTDTQMEIMIEKNINYVTQPSWGYWRNRVILSADDFLKQGKNTETGHTTHAESCARRIEYNVELLKNYGIMYPLDEFQSKPEANDDLIKMINNGAAVFYYIGHGGYDVIGDEEYFRSSRDISKLTNAYSLNFFLAASCDIGLFDSNTIESMAERMLYSKGKGSIAVFASARKGGYGPCSDIVALVVNDADEGITIGQAVLASKGGSPSKSYEKYLLLGNPMLKTALPAVRGDITIPAEYADSLKARQTAEMIGIIDTTGYEFDEVFNVVFDTDYSKDYPYDYRDPNTGSWEIRYLAIVLKGEGIFKGPVSSENNEFDLGFVVPDDVLGGQEGQVLSYSIGTSNEKDVDILLRYNKRTSTADHDLIINGYAEAENDGPPRITMWLDNDSFKSGDYVSSSPLVNVEIIDSNGVNITNYPGHRILLTVDNESEYNITENFVYDLNSYITGSIEYQLESIPAGIHTMRLEVFDNLNEVAFKDIEFKVKEPDNIDVRTVLNYPNPMNDHTYFTFYLDGDATVNIEIFTVAGRKIKTIKTDQKLRAGYNQIYWDGKDDDGDNPSNGVYFYKLIVNAKRIDDTFKIIIFH; from the coding sequence GTGGGTGTTTTCATTTCCTGCCCATTATTGGCACACTCGCCGGTTTCAGTTATCAAATCTAATGCAGATAATCTAACTATTGAATTCACTCTGCCGGGATATGAACTTATTTCGAAAAGTGACTTTGTATATATTGATTGCCCTGATCTTATGCGGGAAGAGATCGAGGGAAAGATCGATCTGCCAATTTATTCATTCCTGGTTGGTGTCCCTGTTAATGGAAATACCTATGCTACGATTCTATCAAAAGATGAACATTTCATTGATATCAAGGCTCCAATTGCACCTTTCCCAGCATTTGTTGACGACCCTTCCAAAGACACATATCGTCCGGTTTACAATTTAGATAAGCAGAAATATCAGCTTGAAAATTCGAAAGAGATTCTTGAAATCTCCGAACCATATTTCTGGAGACAGCAACAGGTCGTGAAAGTTTCGATCCGTCCGTTCATTGTTGACAATAACACATTAAAAATAATCAAAAATCTCAATATATCATTTTCTTTATCTGGAAACAAAAAGCAGTCACTTTTCACAGACGAAAATTTTGAATTGGTCTTTAAGAATGCAATCATAAACTTCGATGTTGCTAAAGGTTGGAGTTCTGCAGCAGAAGAGGGTAAGCAGTTTAATCCGTTTTCTCAGGCACACAGATGGTTCAGAATACAGATTTCAGATGAAGGCATTTGTAAAATAACCAAGCAGAATCTCTCTCAAGCTGGTGCAGATGTAGACAATCTAGATCCTTATAAGATAAAGATATTCAATGGCGGGGGATTCTCGCAGAATCGTTCAGTTTATTCGACACTTTATCCTTTCGAAGAAATTCCAGTTTTTGTAAAAGAATCAGGTTCTGATTTTACGATATATTTTTATGTTCGCGGAACCAATGGATTTGACTTGAACGAGGATTATGATCAATACTACAATCCTTACACTGGAGAAAATACTTATTGGCTTACATATAACACAGATCTTTCTCTTTTAAAAAATCCAGCATTTTCTTCGGAAAATACTAAAGAGCGTGAATCACTCAATACATATATTTTCTCAGAACATATTGAAGAAGAACAAATCAGGACTGATCCGCTTGAGATCGTATGGTACTGGTCGAGTTTTACGGGCAGCGGTGCAAGCACAAAATATTTTGACTTTAATGTTTCTGATCTCAATACTTCAGAACCTCAACAAATCTCTCTCAGGTTCAATTATCGTCCTTACTCAGCTTATTTAGATGTGTATGTTAATAATACACTTTTAACTGATTATACTTGGTCATCATCCAAAGTAACGTTTACCGGTAATTTTCTAACAAACGGTAAGAACGAGTTAAAGGTTGTTGAAACCACTTCAGGTTCGCAGACACTCTATTTTGATTATTATGAAGTGTCCTATACAAAAAATCTCAAAATGCAGAATGACTACCTTGCATTAACCTTGCCGCAAGACAATGTTGAATATACGGTTAATGTCACGAATGTTTCAAGTAATGAATTAAGTTTGTTCAAAGTAACTGAGTTTAATCAGGTTGCTAAAATTACTGACTACCAACTTTCGGGTTCAACACTATCATTCGATGCACTTTCAGAAGCTGAAGACACTAAATTCTGCATTGTCAACAGCGGTGGCTACATCGTTCCTGATATTGAAGAAAAACTAAAACCTCAGATGTATTTAAATGGTTCGCTTATAGCTGATTCCTACCTGAGAAGCGATTCAACGCTTGCGAATACAGAAGCGATCATTATTACACCAGAACAATTCTGGGACCTTTCCACGGATTTAGCTGATGTTCATCATCAATATGATGACTTGAATGTTTTAGTGGTAAATATAAATGATGTATATGATGAATTTTCCTGGGGATTGACAGACGTTGTTGCAATACGTTATTTTTTGAATTATGTCTATGATTATTATGCATTTGATCCTTCAAAGAAACTGGCATATTGTCTTCTTGTCGGTGACGGAACAAATGATTTTAGAGGATACGAACAGGGTTCCGAAGAGAAAAATAAAATACTTCCGTTTGTTGAAGGAACTGTTGCATCAGATGATTATTTCGTTTACTTTTTGAACAAAACAAATCCCTCTCTCATGATCGGGCGTCTTCCTGGATATACCGATACTCAAATGGAGATCATGATAGAGAAGAATATTAATTATGTTACACAACCCAGTTGGGGATATTGGCGGAACCGAGTTATTTTAAGTGCGGACGATTTTCTAAAACAGGGAAAAAATACTGAAACAGGTCACACTACTCATGCAGAAAGTTGTGCTCGAAGAATCGAGTATAATGTTGAATTACTCAAAAACTACGGTATTATGTATCCACTCGATGAATTTCAAAGTAAACCCGAAGCCAATGATGATTTGATCAAAATGATCAATAACGGAGCTGCAGTTTTTTACTATATCGGGCATGGCGGATATGATGTGATAGGGGATGAGGAATATTTCCGGTCAAGTAGAGATATTTCCAAACTCACTAATGCTTATTCCTTAAACTTCTTCCTTGCCGCATCATGTGATATTGGCTTGTTTGATTCAAACACCATTGAATCAATGGCAGAAAGAATGCTCTATTCAAAAGGTAAAGGTTCTATAGCAGTATTTGCATCAGCACGCAAAGGAGGATATGGTCCGTGCTCTGATATTGTTGCACTGGTTGTAAATGACGCTGATGAAGGTATAACGATCGGTCAGGCAGTGCTTGCATCAAAGGGTGGTTCTCCATCGAAATCCTACGAAAAATATCTCCTTCTTGGAAATCCTATGCTGAAAACTGCACTTCCTGCTGTACGAGGTGATATAACCATCCCTGCAGAATATGCAGATTCACTCAAAGCACGACAGACTGCAGAAATGATTGGTATCATTGATACAACTGGTTATGAATTTGATGAGGTTTTCAACGTTGTATTTGATACAGACTATTCAAAAGACTATCCTTATGATTACCGTGATCCTAATACCGGTTCTTGGGAAATAAGATACCTTGCGATAGTTCTTAAAGGAGAGGGAATTTTTAAAGGTCCTGTTTCCTCAGAAAATAACGAATTTGATCTTGGATTTGTTGTGCCGGATGATGTGCTTGGAGGTCAGGAAGGGCAGGTATTGAGTTACTCAATTGGAACTTCGAATGAAAAAGATGTTGATATTTTACTTCGGTATAATAAACGAACAAGCACTGCTGATCATGATCTCATTATCAATGGCTATGCAGAAGCAGAGAACGACGGTCCTCCCAGAATTACTATGTGGTTGGATAACGATAGCTTTAAGAGTGGAGATTATGTATCATCTTCTCCGTTAGTAAATGTTGAGATAATCGATAGCAATGGAGTAAATATAACAAATTATCCAGGACACCGTATTTTACTTACAGTCGATAATGAGTCTGAATACAACATAACAGAGAATTTTGTATACGATCTAAATTCGTATATAACTGGCAGTATTGAATACCAGCTTGAATCCATTCCTGCAGGCATACACACAATGCGATTGGAAGTTTTTGATAATCTCAATGAGGTTGCTTTTAAAGATATTGAATTTAAAGTGAAAGAGCCAGATAATATTGATGTTCGAACTGTTTTAAATTATCCAAATCCAATGAATGACCATACGTATTTTACCTTTTACCTTGATGGAGATGCGACCGTAAATATTGAAATTTTTACTGTTGCGGGAAGAAAAATCAAAACTATCAAAACTGATCAAAAATTACGTGCTGGGTATAATCAAATATACTGGGATGGGAAAGATGATGATGGAGATAATCCGTCAAACGGAGTATATTTTTATAAACTAATTGTTAATGCGAAAAGAATTGATGACACATTCAAAATTATTATTTTCCATTAA
- a CDS encoding T9SS type A sorting domain-containing protein — protein MKKLIGLTIVALFITSLAFAVNYTSGEMSKGTPSNFESRSNFTPGEQLHRVAPKNVDPHRDAPEPEGVQLLYWENFETEDDIWYYANLSYYWVIPVEASEFGTRFTAYRSGDLVGAWFYWYTGNGGDADVHVYADDGTGYPGAGLGSVSVTPILNDWNYVDLSGLGISVDPSADFFITYSVEAGDTLSILSDDGATTNNRALEVLPTVKDWTYMVNDWGADYEWCLEAIIEHDTDPWIPEIAGRWQWVDTDYNSPDHSWWIADDPAYQGYNWLSSEPFTIGDDYALVQVDYAYRSSLPEAVYSDEYWSFYIGNTADGIDWHASTYNAYNSGTSWYAGDEVTHEYGTSAIYYLYTPDIDLTTACEATLTCMLDYDTEAPGGEDPPFNGWDVANVQISTDGWATKGFLEDPANPYNVTIAFAGWANTSLPADTLSYPGWGGPSPAGWFAGTFDLAAYLGETVQIRFALASDPYTVAQGFWVDNLDITADGTVIFSDYDETNLIPAPPVVVLEELEYLDTYTDEDWYVTDKYDISMYAGEEVILKMKATLANDAGSGEGFWFDDIQITGANLPVHDMAAMFNVMPYGATEGWDYSPGIVYGNFGTTIEGPQLRMDNLDYGTTPFDYYNNNPPAIGYGEFDLAWLTQLAALPGAGWYDFCGWTEVGGDEDPTNDSTYFWGVEVYPAGWAEFGNNSRVWSEDYYTSGYCGNWFDIFDGARMTSFDIYSVWTQVINYGSTGDVDTWTVEIFEAIDDLTPGASLYYGSFDCTGIDGDDFGWVEFVLPTPLHITGNVIVMIGGQWVGGAPGVDASYFPAFDSMVRNYLGVGAYYGHSVYGTEGDPSTWGHSSGDRFVNIYGRVDYAVDPGSQGELSYLKQCVPNPVTNNATISYHIKNSPMNNAQIKIYNVLGQLVDTVQGENGEATWNPGDAPNGVYFYKISSDDFTSVKKMILMR, from the coding sequence ATGAAAAAACTTATTGGATTAACGATCGTGGCCTTGTTCATTACCTCACTTGCATTTGCAGTTAATTATACAAGTGGAGAAATGAGCAAAGGAACACCTTCAAACTTTGAATCACGTTCTAACTTTACTCCTGGCGAACAGCTTCACAGAGTTGCACCTAAAAATGTAGACCCTCATCGTGACGCTCCAGAACCAGAAGGTGTTCAACTTTTATATTGGGAAAACTTTGAAACCGAAGATGATATTTGGTATTATGCCAATCTTTCATATTACTGGGTTATTCCTGTTGAAGCTTCTGAGTTCGGAACTCGTTTTACTGCTTATAGATCTGGCGACCTTGTAGGTGCATGGTTCTATTGGTACACTGGAAATGGTGGAGACGCTGATGTTCATGTCTATGCGGATGATGGAACAGGATATCCTGGTGCCGGTTTAGGCAGCGTATCAGTTACACCAATTCTTAACGATTGGAACTACGTAGATCTTTCTGGTCTTGGAATTTCTGTTGATCCCTCTGCAGACTTCTTTATCACCTATAGTGTAGAAGCTGGTGATACTCTTAGTATTCTTTCAGATGATGGCGCGACTACAAATAATCGTGCACTTGAAGTTCTTCCCACAGTAAAAGATTGGACCTATATGGTTAATGATTGGGGGGCAGACTACGAATGGTGCCTCGAAGCAATCATAGAGCACGACACTGACCCCTGGATTCCTGAAATTGCAGGAAGATGGCAGTGGGTCGATACTGATTATAATAGCCCCGATCATTCATGGTGGATTGCTGATGATCCAGCATATCAAGGATACAACTGGCTCAGCTCAGAACCCTTTACTATAGGTGATGACTATGCTTTGGTTCAGGTAGATTACGCTTACAGAAGCAGCTTACCTGAAGCAGTATATTCAGATGAATATTGGTCATTCTACATTGGAAATACAGCCGATGGTATTGATTGGCATGCTTCAACCTATAATGCTTATAACTCTGGCACATCCTGGTATGCTGGTGATGAAGTAACACATGAGTATGGTACCAGTGCTATTTACTATTTATACACACCGGACATTGATCTTACCACTGCTTGTGAAGCCACATTGACATGTATGCTTGATTATGATACAGAAGCACCAGGTGGAGAAGACCCACCATTCAACGGCTGGGATGTTGCAAACGTCCAGATCTCTACAGATGGTTGGGCGACAAAAGGATTCCTTGAAGATCCTGCAAATCCCTATAATGTAACTATTGCATTTGCAGGATGGGCAAATACTTCACTTCCAGCAGACACATTGAGCTATCCCGGTTGGGGTGGTCCAAGTCCTGCCGGCTGGTTCGCAGGAACTTTCGACCTTGCTGCATATCTTGGTGAAACAGTTCAAATCCGTTTTGCTCTTGCATCAGATCCTTATACTGTTGCTCAGGGATTCTGGGTTGACAATCTTGATATTACAGCAGACGGTACAGTAATATTCTCAGATTATGATGAAACCAACTTAATTCCAGCCCCTCCAGTTGTTGTTCTTGAAGAGCTTGAATACCTGGATACTTATACTGATGAAGATTGGTATGTTACTGATAAATATGACATTTCCATGTATGCTGGTGAAGAAGTAATCCTGAAAATGAAGGCTACTCTTGCGAATGATGCAGGATCCGGAGAAGGTTTCTGGTTCGATGACATCCAGATAACCGGAGCCAACCTTCCTGTTCATGATATGGCAGCAATGTTCAATGTAATGCCGTATGGTGCGACCGAAGGATGGGATTATAGTCCCGGTATCGTTTATGGAAACTTCGGAACAACAATAGAAGGTCCACAGCTTAGAATGGATAACCTTGATTATGGTACAACTCCATTCGATTATTACAATAACAATCCTCCAGCAATCGGCTATGGCGAATTTGATCTCGCTTGGCTCACTCAACTAGCAGCACTTCCGGGTGCCGGCTGGTATGATTTCTGTGGCTGGACAGAGGTTGGTGGCGATGAAGATCCCACAAACGACTCTACCTATTTCTGGGGTGTCGAAGTATATCCCGCAGGATGGGCAGAATTCGGTAATAACTCCAGAGTATGGAGTGAAGACTATTATACTTCTGGATACTGTGGAAACTGGTTTGATATCTTCGATGGTGCTCGTATGACATCATTTGATATCTATTCAGTTTGGACTCAGGTAATCAACTATGGTTCAACTGGTGATGTTGACACATGGACAGTTGAGATCTTCGAAGCCATTGATGATCTTACTCCTGGCGCAAGCTTATACTATGGTTCATTCGATTGTACAGGCATTGATGGTGATGATTTTGGTTGGGTTGAATTCGTTCTTCCTACACCATTACATATTACTGGTAATGTCATTGTAATGATCGGTGGACAATGGGTAGGTGGAGCACCTGGTGTCGATGCAAGTTACTTCCCAGCATTTGACAGCATGGTTCGTAACTACCTTGGTGTTGGAGCATACTACGGACACAGTGTTTACGGCACAGAAGGCGATCCTTCAACTTGGGGACATTCCTCAGGTGACCGTTTCGTCAACATCTATGGTCGCGTAGATTATGCTGTTGATCCTGGTTCACAAGGTGAATTAAGCTATCTCAAGCAGTGCGTACCGAACCCGGTAACAAACAATGCTACTATTAGCTATCATATTAAGAATTCACCAATGAACAACGCGCAGATCAAGATCTATAATGTGCTTGGTCAGCTTGTTGACACAGTTCAGGGTGAAAATGGCGAAGCCACTTGGAATCCTGGCGATGCACCAAATGGTGTATATTTCTACAAGATCTCATCTGATGACTTCACTTCTGTTAAGAAGATGATACTCATGAGATAA
- a CDS encoding O-antigen ligase family protein yields the protein MKSLTSDKKSKISLVIILIAILIFINPLFITTQKQLFFPTKILVQQILILIILISFLLYKHIERIKISQQLIILGLYILYLFIRTIIQPVPSYGFEQLVYLIPYFLLYAILSQLNLNKNEMLFISNTFLLSFIVSIVFGIFLQSKHSSFSNFSRLQLTWANANYLASYLLVTLAFVLYSWKTSKEKWIHVISATSIAIVLIFLLWTQSRGGLVSFFLILICIFLFYAIKNKKKWLIAGLSVIIIIFIIGSIYVFRTIRPQTLIFRERIYQADVHYIKHNFVFGSGVGTFVREFPQYRLKDYKLYGQEDIISHAHNEFIEVWAETGIVGIALILLFFLSLIKNFKNNINSKNKYFLYAAGFSLLLLLIHNLFSITMRIPPILFYFFVLTGFLAQNYNKENGSKVRFVSKFILIVFVVVLIICIYQQLRTIQGLKHFSRSEELYAQKDPNLMMSAILEAEKASKYIPENADLLYHKGFLYSMQQDDVNALKTYQKLEKVAPYYPQLFFWKGYILSLKGDWIASVKSYKREIEYNEYPKVYFNLAIAYHYLGDENKSMLNFLHFAEKIKLKIEKHLIKDKQQILEEEGWNLKFALDKLEEYYKKNVALSNRIKELKGCFFPEGNN from the coding sequence ATGAAATCTCTTACCAGCGATAAGAAGAGCAAGATAAGTCTAGTTATTATATTGATAGCAATTCTTATCTTTATCAATCCGCTCTTTATTACAACTCAAAAACAACTTTTTTTTCCTACTAAAATACTCGTTCAGCAAATCCTGATTCTTATCATACTTATATCTTTTCTGCTTTACAAGCATATTGAAAGAATAAAAATTTCCCAACAACTCATCATTCTCGGCTTATATATTCTATATTTATTTATACGAACAATCATCCAGCCAGTTCCAAGTTATGGATTTGAACAACTCGTTTATCTCATCCCGTATTTTTTACTTTATGCAATTCTTTCTCAACTCAACTTGAACAAGAATGAAATGTTGTTTATTAGTAATACATTTCTATTAAGTTTTATTGTATCAATCGTTTTTGGAATTTTTCTCCAATCCAAGCATTCCAGTTTTTCGAACTTTTCGAGACTTCAGCTCACTTGGGCAAATGCTAACTATCTTGCGAGTTATCTATTAGTTACATTGGCATTTGTGTTATATTCATGGAAAACATCAAAGGAAAAATGGATTCATGTTATATCAGCAACTAGCATAGCAATTGTTCTGATCTTCTTACTTTGGACTCAATCAAGAGGTGGGCTTGTTAGTTTTTTTCTTATTCTTATCTGTATTTTTCTTTTTTATGCAATTAAAAATAAAAAGAAATGGTTGATTGCAGGTTTATCTGTAATCATTATCATATTTATTATTGGCTCTATATATGTATTCAGGACAATACGTCCTCAAACATTGATCTTTCGAGAGAGAATTTATCAAGCGGATGTTCACTATATCAAACATAATTTTGTTTTCGGATCTGGTGTTGGAACTTTTGTCAGAGAATTCCCCCAATACAGATTAAAGGACTATAAATTGTATGGGCAAGAGGATATTATATCTCATGCACACAACGAATTTATTGAGGTATGGGCAGAGACTGGTATTGTGGGTATAGCATTAATTCTTCTTTTCTTTTTGTCTCTTATCAAAAATTTTAAAAATAATATTAATAGTAAAAACAAATATTTTCTATATGCTGCAGGATTTTCTTTACTGCTTCTTCTCATACATAATCTCTTTTCTATTACAATGCGAATTCCACCAATTCTCTTTTATTTCTTTGTGCTGACAGGATTCCTCGCACAAAATTATAATAAGGAAAATGGTTCAAAGGTTAGATTTGTCTCAAAATTTATTCTTATAGTTTTTGTAGTAGTTTTGATCATTTGTATTTATCAGCAATTGAGAACAATTCAGGGATTAAAACATTTTTCTCGATCAGAAGAATTATATGCACAAAAAGATCCAAATCTAATGATGTCTGCAATTCTTGAAGCAGAAAAGGCATCAAAGTATATTCCTGAAAACGCAGATCTGCTTTATCATAAAGGATTCTTGTACTCAATGCAGCAGGATGATGTCAATGCATTAAAGACCTACCAGAAGCTTGAGAAAGTAGCTCCATATTACCCTCAGCTCTTTTTCTGGAAAGGGTATATCCTTTCTCTAAAAGGAGATTGGATTGCATCGGTAAAGAGTTATAAGAGAGAGATAGAATATAATGAGTATCCAAAGGTTTATTTCAATCTTGCAATAGCGTATCATTATTTGGGAGATGAGAATAAATCTATGCTCAACTTCCTGCACTTTGCTGAAAAAATAAAACTCAAAATAGAAAAACATCTTATCAAAGACAAGCAGCAAATCCTCGAAGAAGAAGGGTGGAATTTGAAATTTGCCCTCGACAAACTTGAAGAATATTATAAAAAGAACGTTGCTCTATCCAATAGAATAAAAGAATTAAAAGGATGTTTTTTTCCGGAAGGTAATAATTAG